The Saccharomonospora glauca K62 genome has a segment encoding these proteins:
- a CDS encoding glycosyltransferase, with translation MIGFLRRHWLLFALLAGGITLRVLVWLAYEPALLYIDSFRYLGNLDALRPTDLNPLGYTVVLKVLFTFGGLAFVQAVQHVVGVLLAVSLYALTLRYTSRRWIAAIVAAPLLLDAYQLQIEALIMSEIWFQALTVGALWALLGRGEPAWWRAGVAGILIGLAVVTRTIGFTLVVPMVVYLVLAGGAWRSKAGWRRIGVRATAGVLGVMVVLFPYSAYFYSQAGYWGLTGATGNVLYGRTASIADCSKLPPDDAGLQLFCPDEPLSERQGIDYYTHFVYGNPDWPPEGLPDERTKEELANQFAREVVLNQPFDFVGSILKDFAKNFDPIKRTHHNDVPVERWHFQLTYPYYYVGESTLETFNATTYTYDGVLPSVNTDLTSFLRGYQLGGGYTWGPLLAVFALLGLAGAAGVGRARRSGLRAAAFLATGSGLIILLGAASFEFSWRYQLPALVFLPLGGALGLAAILGARAESIGAATGRRPKMDDYPDDVDAEAVADFRQRYGNSPLTPLVVVIAAYNEAKGIGTVLREMPTHCGDLPVSTLVVVDGATDNTAEVAREAGAYVCEAKRNRGQGAALRLGYHLASECGARYIVTTDADGQYDNNEMPLLVKPLLDDTADFVTGSRRLGSYQHDSAIRWLGVRVFSWLASLLTLRKITDTSFGFRAMKAELATSVTLREPQYQSSELLLGVMARGARVLEVPMTMRLRNNGTSKKGHSIAYGANYARVMLGTWLREYVLRGGKRADRAVRTS, from the coding sequence GTGATCGGCTTCCTCCGCCGCCATTGGTTGCTGTTCGCCCTGCTCGCCGGAGGTATCACACTCCGGGTACTGGTGTGGCTGGCGTACGAGCCCGCGCTGCTCTACATCGACAGCTTCCGTTACCTCGGCAACCTCGACGCGCTGCGGCCCACCGACCTGAACCCGCTGGGGTACACGGTGGTGCTGAAGGTGCTGTTCACCTTCGGCGGGTTGGCGTTCGTGCAGGCGGTGCAGCACGTGGTGGGCGTCCTGCTCGCCGTGTCGCTGTACGCGCTGACGCTGCGGTACACGTCGCGGCGGTGGATCGCCGCGATCGTGGCGGCGCCGCTGCTGCTGGACGCCTACCAGCTCCAGATCGAAGCGCTCATCATGTCGGAGATCTGGTTCCAGGCCCTCACGGTCGGCGCGTTGTGGGCGCTGCTCGGCCGTGGTGAGCCGGCCTGGTGGCGGGCCGGGGTCGCGGGCATCCTGATCGGGCTCGCCGTCGTCACGCGGACCATCGGGTTCACGCTCGTGGTGCCGATGGTGGTCTACCTCGTGCTGGCCGGTGGGGCCTGGCGCAGCAAGGCGGGCTGGAGGCGTATCGGCGTCCGGGCCACGGCCGGGGTGCTCGGTGTCATGGTGGTGTTGTTCCCGTACTCGGCCTACTTCTACTCGCAGGCCGGTTACTGGGGTTTGACCGGAGCCACCGGCAACGTGCTCTACGGACGCACGGCCAGCATCGCGGACTGCTCGAAACTTCCCCCGGACGACGCCGGGCTCCAACTGTTCTGCCCCGACGAACCGCTGTCCGAGCGGCAGGGCATCGACTACTACACGCACTTCGTGTACGGCAACCCGGACTGGCCGCCGGAGGGGCTGCCCGACGAGCGAACCAAGGAGGAGCTGGCCAACCAGTTCGCCAGGGAAGTGGTGCTGAACCAGCCGTTCGACTTCGTCGGGTCGATCCTCAAGGACTTCGCGAAGAACTTCGACCCGATCAAACGCACGCACCACAACGACGTGCCCGTGGAGCGCTGGCACTTCCAGCTCACCTACCCGTACTACTACGTCGGCGAGTCCACGCTCGAGACCTTCAACGCGACGACGTACACCTACGACGGGGTACTCCCGAGCGTGAACACCGACCTCACCTCGTTCCTGCGCGGCTACCAGCTCGGCGGTGGCTACACGTGGGGGCCGCTGCTCGCGGTGTTCGCGTTGCTCGGACTGGCCGGTGCCGCCGGGGTCGGCCGGGCACGGCGCTCGGGGTTGAGGGCGGCCGCGTTCCTCGCCACGGGCAGTGGTTTGATCATCCTGCTGGGAGCCGCGTCGTTCGAGTTCTCCTGGCGTTACCAACTCCCCGCGCTGGTCTTCCTTCCGCTCGGAGGTGCGCTCGGACTCGCCGCGATCCTGGGGGCCCGAGCGGAGTCGATCGGCGCGGCGACAGGACGGAGGCCCAAGATGGACGACTACCCCGACGACGTCGACGCCGAGGCGGTGGCCGACTTCCGGCAACGTTACGGCAACAGTCCGTTGACCCCGTTGGTCGTGGTGATCGCCGCGTATAACGAGGCCAAGGGCATCGGCACGGTGCTGAGGGAGATGCCCACGCACTGCGGTGATCTCCCGGTCTCCACGCTCGTCGTGGTCGACGGCGCCACCGACAACACCGCCGAGGTCGCGCGTGAGGCCGGCGCGTACGTGTGCGAGGCCAAACGGAACCGCGGTCAGGGTGCGGCCCTACGTCTCGGCTACCACCTCGCGTCCGAGTGCGGAGCACGCTACATCGTCACCACCGACGCCGACGGGCAGTACGACAACAACGAGATGCCGTTGCTCGTGAAGCCGCTGCTCGACGACACGGCCGACTTCGTCACCGGTTCCCGCAGGCTCGGCAGTTACCAGCACGACAGCGCCATCCGCTGGCTCGGGGTGCGCGTGTTCTCGTGGCTGGCGTCCCTGCTGACCCTGCGCAAGATCACCGACACCTCGTTCGGTTTCCGCGCGATGAAGGCCGAACTCGCCACGTCGGTCACCTTGCGCGAACCGCAGTACCAGTCGTCGGAGCTCCTGCTCGGCGTCATGGCGCGCGGTGCGCGGGTGCTGGAGGTGCCGATGACCATGCGGCTGCGCAACAACGGCACCAGTAAGAAGGGGCACAGCATCGCCTACGGCGCCAACTACGCGCGGGTCATGTTGGGGACTTGGCTACGCGAATACGTGCTGCGTGGCGGAAAACGAGCCGATCGAGCAGTGCGAACTTCATGA
- a CDS encoding NAD-dependent epimerase/dehydratase family protein, whose product MRVLVLGGDGYLGWPTALHLSDCGHDVGVVDNYARRKYDEELGSQSLVPIEDLDTRVAVWKEVSGKEIPAFVGDLLDADFVYRVVREYEPDAIIHFAEQRAAPYSMIDREHAVYTQHNNVIGTLNVMYAIAEINPEIHLVKLGTMGEYGTPNIDIEEGWIEIEHNGRKDRMLYPKKPGSFYHLTKVHDSHNIEFGCRIWGLRATDLNQGVVYGQQTDQTVRDPRLATRFDYDAVFGTVLNRFIIQAALGQPLTVYGKGGQTRGMLDIRDTVECLRLAVENPADRGEFRVFNQMTESFSVKQLAELVTETYPGSVEINYLENPRWELEEHYYNVKHTGLLELGLKPHLLSDTLIESLFPIVEENKHRVNLDNLLPKVKWSNAKNS is encoded by the coding sequence GTGCGAGTCCTCGTTCTCGGTGGTGATGGATATCTGGGGTGGCCGACAGCCCTCCACCTTTCGGACTGCGGTCATGACGTCGGTGTTGTCGACAATTATGCCCGCAGGAAGTACGACGAGGAACTCGGTTCCCAGAGTTTGGTACCTATCGAGGACCTCGACACCCGCGTGGCGGTATGGAAGGAGGTCTCCGGCAAGGAGATCCCCGCGTTCGTCGGTGATCTGCTCGACGCCGACTTCGTGTACCGGGTCGTACGGGAGTACGAGCCCGACGCGATCATCCACTTCGCCGAGCAGCGAGCCGCACCGTACTCGATGATCGACCGCGAGCACGCCGTCTACACGCAGCACAACAACGTGATCGGCACCCTCAACGTCATGTACGCCATCGCCGAGATCAACCCGGAGATCCACCTGGTGAAGCTCGGCACCATGGGCGAGTACGGCACGCCCAACATCGACATCGAGGAAGGCTGGATCGAGATCGAGCACAACGGTCGTAAGGACCGGATGCTCTACCCGAAGAAGCCGGGCTCGTTCTACCACCTCACGAAGGTGCACGACTCGCACAACATCGAGTTCGGGTGCCGGATCTGGGGGCTGAGGGCCACCGATCTCAACCAGGGCGTCGTGTACGGGCAGCAGACGGACCAGACCGTTCGCGACCCGCGGCTGGCCACGCGTTTCGACTACGACGCCGTGTTCGGCACGGTACTGAACCGCTTCATCATCCAGGCCGCGCTGGGGCAGCCGCTCACCGTGTACGGCAAGGGCGGCCAGACCCGCGGCATGCTGGACATTCGCGACACCGTCGAGTGTCTGCGGCTCGCCGTGGAGAACCCCGCCGACCGCGGTGAGTTCCGGGTGTTCAACCAGATGACCGAGAGCTTCTCGGTCAAGCAGCTCGCGGAACTCGTCACCGAGACCTACCCGGGTTCAGTGGAGATCAACTACCTGGAGAACCCGCGGTGGGAGCTGGAGGAGCACTACTACAACGTGAAGCACACGGGACTCCTCGAACTCGGTCTCAAGCCGCACCTGCTCTCCGACACGCTGATCGAGTCGCTGTTCCCGATCGTCGAGGAGAACAAGCACCGCGTGAACCTGGACAACCTTCTGCCGAAGGTGAAGTGGTCCAACGCCAAGAACTCCTGA
- a CDS encoding serine hydrolase domain-containing protein has translation MLPTTEFALLRRLATEQASGRAPSLVAGVVRDGDLIWSGARGEVDSGAPDNLTLYRIGSITKSLVATVVMRLRDEGKLDLNDPLDKHVPGTNFGSVTVAQLLSHSGGLTSESPGSWWERTPGGTWDELNESLRPDEVKHRPGRRFHYSNVGYGVLGELVARLRGGSWLDAVRSEILQPLGMSHTTDRPRGRHAKGYAVHPFADVLLPEPEHDAGAMAPAGQLWSCVDDLARWTAFVGGDTGEVLHPDTVAEMREAAVIDDSGPWNSGYGLGLQLVQVNGKRLAGHTGSMPGFLACTMIDPATGTGAVAFANTTSGIGILSLTADLISMADDYEPALPAEWRPSAIDPALLELTGLWHWGPSPYHLRVLPNGWLDLSPASGTGRASRFRPLGDDRWLGLDGYYSGETLTVARDSDGRPHHLDLATFIFTRTPYDASAPIPGGVDERGWQPTPEE, from the coding sequence ATGCTGCCCACCACGGAATTCGCTCTGCTCCGCCGACTCGCCACCGAACAGGCGTCCGGCCGCGCGCCGTCCCTCGTGGCCGGTGTGGTCCGCGACGGCGACCTGATCTGGTCCGGCGCGCGCGGCGAAGTGGACTCCGGGGCCCCGGACAACCTCACGCTGTACCGGATCGGCTCGATCACCAAGTCGCTCGTCGCCACCGTCGTCATGCGGCTGCGCGACGAGGGCAAGCTGGACCTGAACGACCCGCTCGACAAGCACGTGCCCGGCACGAACTTCGGTTCGGTGACCGTCGCACAACTGCTCTCCCACTCCGGCGGGCTCACGTCCGAGTCCCCCGGCTCCTGGTGGGAGCGCACGCCGGGCGGGACCTGGGACGAGCTGAACGAGAGCCTTCGCCCCGACGAGGTCAAACACCGCCCCGGACGGCGATTCCACTACTCCAATGTGGGCTACGGGGTCCTCGGTGAGCTGGTGGCCCGCCTGCGAGGTGGGTCGTGGCTCGACGCGGTCCGCAGCGAGATCCTCCAGCCGTTGGGCATGTCCCACACCACCGACCGGCCGCGCGGTAGGCACGCGAAGGGCTACGCCGTGCACCCGTTCGCCGACGTCCTCCTGCCCGAGCCCGAACACGACGCGGGAGCCATGGCTCCGGCGGGACAGCTGTGGTCGTGCGTCGACGACCTCGCGCGCTGGACGGCCTTCGTGGGAGGCGACACCGGCGAGGTCCTGCACCCCGACACGGTCGCCGAGATGCGGGAAGCCGCCGTGATCGACGACAGCGGCCCCTGGAACTCGGGCTACGGGCTCGGCCTTCAGCTCGTGCAGGTGAACGGCAAGCGCCTCGCGGGCCACACCGGATCGATGCCGGGCTTCCTCGCCTGCACGATGATCGACCCGGCGACCGGTACCGGCGCCGTCGCGTTCGCCAACACGACCTCGGGCATCGGCATCCTCTCGCTGACCGCCGACCTCATCTCGATGGCCGACGACTACGAACCGGCGTTGCCCGCGGAGTGGCGGCCCTCGGCGATCGACCCCGCGTTGCTGGAACTCACGGGGCTGTGGCACTGGGGTCCCTCGCCGTACCACCTCAGGGTGCTGCCGAACGGCTGGCTCGACCTCTCCCCCGCCTCCGGCACCGGCCGCGCGTCCCGCTTCCGACCGCTCGGCGACGACCGCTGGCTCGGCCTCGACGGCTATTACTCGGGCGAGACCCTCACCGTCGCGAGGGACTCCGACGGTCGGCCCCACCACCTCGACCTGGCCACGTTCATCTTCACGCGCACGCCGTACGACGCGAGCGCGCCCATTCCGGGCGGGGTCGACGAGCGCGGGTGGCAGCCGACACCCGAGGAATGA
- a CDS encoding NAD-dependent epimerase/dehydratase family protein, with protein sequence MSSATNTDSSHVVVTGGCGFIGRAVVAAFRRRGARVTIVDREPAPPHDEGVVAIQGDLADPEIRERAVVPGTDGIIHLAAITSVLRSKEMPAKTYAENVGITHELLELARMHGVRRFILASTNAVVGDVGTRTITEDMPLQPLTPYGATKAACEMLLSGYAGAYGMATCALRFTNVYGPGMSHKDSFVPRLMRAALSDGGVKVYGDGKQRRDLVFLDDVVRGIELAWDSEHVGRAIIGAGRSVSVLELIDTVREVTGRPIPAEHVPAPGGEMPAVVVDVSRSAESIGYRPTFSLRDGLAATWQYFLDHDRQKVF encoded by the coding sequence ATGTCTTCCGCCACGAATACAGACTCGTCCCATGTGGTGGTCACGGGCGGTTGCGGTTTCATCGGGCGCGCGGTCGTCGCAGCCTTCCGGCGCCGTGGCGCGCGGGTGACGATCGTGGACCGGGAGCCCGCGCCGCCGCACGACGAGGGCGTCGTCGCGATCCAGGGCGACCTGGCCGACCCGGAGATCCGGGAGCGCGCCGTGGTGCCCGGCACCGACGGCATCATCCACCTCGCCGCCATCACCTCGGTGCTGCGTTCGAAGGAGATGCCCGCGAAGACGTACGCGGAGAACGTCGGCATCACCCACGAGCTGCTGGAGCTGGCGCGGATGCACGGCGTGCGCCGGTTCATCCTGGCCTCCACCAACGCGGTGGTCGGCGACGTCGGTACGAGGACCATCACCGAGGACATGCCGTTGCAGCCGCTCACCCCCTACGGGGCCACCAAGGCGGCCTGCGAGATGCTGTTGTCCGGCTACGCGGGCGCGTACGGCATGGCCACGTGCGCGCTGCGGTTCACCAACGTCTACGGCCCCGGCATGAGCCACAAGGACAGCTTCGTGCCGCGGCTCATGCGGGCCGCGCTGTCGGACGGCGGCGTGAAGGTCTACGGCGACGGGAAACAGCGGCGCGACCTGGTCTTCCTCGACGACGTCGTGCGTGGCATCGAGCTCGCCTGGGACAGCGAGCACGTCGGCAGGGCGATCATCGGCGCGGGCCGGTCGGTCTCGGTGCTGGAGCTGATCGACACGGTCAGGGAGGTCACCGGACGTCCGATCCCCGCGGAGCACGTGCCCGCGCCGGGTGGCGAGATGCCCGCGGTGGTCGTCGACGTCTCGCGCAGTGCGGAGAGCATCGGGTACCGCCCGACGTTCAGCCTGCGCGACGGTCTGGCCGCCACCTGGCAGTACTTCCTCGACCACGACAGGCAGAAAGTGTTCTGA
- a CDS encoding L-lactate permease: protein MDNLAVLSLIALSPIAIVGFLLVGLRWPAKYAMPIGFAVVVAVAAFVWGVEPVVIAASSIEGLILAVGLLYIVFGALLLLGTLAGSGALATIRATFTDISADRRVQAVIIGWLFGSFIEGASGFGTPAAVVAPLLLALGFPAMAAVMVGLVIQSTPVTFGAVGTPVLVGVTDGLSGSAAVEQRASTLGLSMPDYIASIALDAAVIHALIGTLVPLFLACLLTGFFGSEDKSRVARFADGLGVWKFALFAALAMTVPYVTVAAVLGPEFPSLLGGLVGLGIVVTAARRGLFLPRRQWDFGPRESWQPSWLGRVAPKSDDTGRRMHPVRAWAPYLLVAALLVLTRTLTPLTDFLTGLSIDFDSILGTDIGESLEPFYLPGFIFIVASVSAYALHRMNRAQIAASWKVAGGQLAGTAVALLFALPLVRVFINSGENSTGYESMPLTLADGAASAVGDAWPILTPWIGALGAFVAGSNTVSNLMFSLFQFSTAEQIGASPETIVAGQAVGGAAGNMITVHNVVAASATVGLLGREGETIRKTIIPMIYYCLFAGALAFVFTNGLGLNPGTVLLVLLLAAVGLVIHRLQRGRTAEVGGHAAE, encoded by the coding sequence ATGGACAACCTGGCGGTGTTGAGTCTGATCGCACTGAGTCCCATCGCAATCGTCGGCTTTCTCCTGGTCGGTCTGCGGTGGCCCGCCAAGTACGCGATGCCGATCGGCTTCGCCGTCGTCGTGGCCGTCGCGGCGTTCGTGTGGGGCGTCGAACCGGTCGTCATCGCCGCGTCCAGCATCGAGGGCCTCATCCTCGCGGTGGGACTGCTCTACATCGTCTTCGGCGCGTTGCTGCTGCTCGGAACACTGGCGGGCAGCGGCGCGCTCGCCACCATCCGCGCGACGTTCACCGACATCAGCGCCGACCGCCGGGTCCAAGCGGTGATCATCGGCTGGCTGTTCGGAAGCTTCATCGAGGGGGCGTCGGGCTTCGGCACCCCGGCCGCCGTCGTCGCGCCGCTGCTGCTCGCGCTCGGTTTCCCGGCGATGGCGGCCGTGATGGTCGGGCTCGTCATCCAGAGCACGCCCGTGACGTTCGGGGCCGTGGGAACTCCCGTCCTCGTCGGCGTCACCGACGGGCTCTCCGGCAGCGCGGCCGTCGAGCAACGGGCGTCGACCCTCGGGCTGAGCATGCCCGACTACATCGCGAGCATCGCGCTCGACGCCGCCGTCATCCACGCGCTGATCGGTACCCTCGTCCCGCTCTTCCTGGCGTGCCTGTTGACGGGGTTCTTCGGAAGCGAGGACAAATCCCGAGTGGCGCGGTTCGCCGACGGGCTCGGCGTGTGGAAGTTCGCGCTCTTCGCGGCCCTGGCGATGACGGTGCCCTACGTGACGGTCGCGGCCGTGCTCGGCCCGGAGTTCCCCTCCCTGCTCGGGGGGCTCGTCGGCCTGGGCATCGTGGTCACCGCAGCGCGGCGAGGCCTCTTCCTGCCCCGACGGCAATGGGACTTCGGACCCCGCGAGAGCTGGCAACCGAGTTGGCTGGGGAGGGTGGCCCCGAAGTCCGACGACACGGGCCGCCGGATGCATCCCGTGCGCGCCTGGGCCCCCTACCTGCTCGTGGCCGCGTTGTTGGTGCTCACCCGCACCCTCACCCCGCTCACCGACTTCCTCACCGGACTGTCAATCGACTTCGACTCCATCCTCGGCACCGACATCGGCGAGAGCCTGGAACCGTTCTACCTGCCGGGATTCATCTTCATCGTGGCCAGCGTGTCCGCCTACGCCCTGCACCGCATGAACCGCGCCCAGATCGCCGCCTCGTGGAAGGTGGCGGGCGGCCAGCTCGCGGGCACGGCCGTGGCCCTGTTGTTCGCGCTGCCGCTGGTGCGGGTGTTCATCAACTCCGGCGAGAACTCCACCGGCTACGAGAGCATGCCGCTCACGCTCGCCGACGGTGCCGCCTCCGCCGTGGGGGACGCCTGGCCGATCCTGACGCCCTGGATCGGCGCGCTGGGAGCTTTCGTGGCGGGCAGCAACACCGTGAGCAACCTGATGTTCTCGCTGTTCCAGTTCTCCACGGCCGAGCAGATCGGGGCGAGTCCCGAGACGATCGTGGCCGGACAAGCCGTCGGCGGGGCGGCGGGCAACATGATCACCGTGCACAACGTCGTGGCGGCCTCGGCCACCGTCGGCCTGCTCGGCCGTGAAGGCGAGACGATCCGCAAGACGATCATCCCGATGATCTACTACTGCCTGTTCGCGGGGGCACTGGCGTTCGTGTTCACCAACGGCCTCGGCCTCAACCCCGGCACGGTACTGCTGGTCCTGCTCCTGGCCGCCGTCGGACTGGTGATCCACCGGCTGCAGCGTGGCCGCACGGCGGAGGTGGGAGGGCACGCGGCAGAATAG
- the sepH gene encoding septation protein SepH, with amino-acid sequence MRTLRVVGLHEDGKSIVCEDPERRERFLLPADERLRAAARGDLARLGQIEQESTMRPREIQARIRAGESVEEVAAAAGMSKARVERFAYPVLAERARTAELARNAHPAREDGPDVRTLDEIVAHSFALRGQDYSQATWDAWRSNEGKWIVGLKWQAGRSDNRARWAFSPGAHGGTVTALDELAEALLDPDSYRLPRAVGQRDELQRGAGHTVAGLPTRDRATVIEAPIPASVDLDGEDASTSLPEQAIAGRGKPKKSHPTVPAWEDVLLGVRSQRG; translated from the coding sequence ATGCGAACGCTACGAGTGGTCGGGTTGCACGAGGACGGCAAGTCCATCGTGTGCGAAGACCCGGAGCGCCGCGAGCGGTTCCTCCTGCCTGCGGACGAACGGCTGCGCGCGGCGGCGCGGGGGGACCTCGCCCGGCTCGGTCAGATCGAGCAGGAGAGCACGATGCGCCCGCGCGAGATCCAGGCCCGTATCCGGGCGGGGGAGTCCGTCGAGGAGGTCGCGGCGGCAGCGGGTATGTCGAAGGCCCGGGTCGAACGGTTCGCCTACCCCGTGCTGGCGGAACGCGCCCGCACGGCGGAGCTCGCGCGGAACGCGCATCCGGCCAGGGAGGACGGCCCCGACGTACGTACTCTCGACGAGATCGTCGCGCACTCGTTCGCCCTGCGCGGGCAGGACTACTCGCAGGCCACGTGGGACGCGTGGCGCTCGAACGAGGGCAAGTGGATCGTCGGTCTCAAGTGGCAGGCCGGGCGCTCGGACAACCGCGCGCGCTGGGCCTTCTCCCCCGGCGCCCACGGCGGCACCGTGACGGCCCTGGACGAGCTGGCCGAGGCGCTGCTCGACCCCGACTCGTACCGCCTGCCCAGGGCGGTCGGTCAGCGTGACGAGCTCCAGCGCGGCGCCGGACACACCGTCGCCGGCTTACCCACTCGCGACCGGGCCACGGTGATCGAGGCCCCGATCCCCGCGTCGGTCGACCTGGACGGGGAGGACGCCTCGACGTCGTTGCCCGAACAGGCCATCGCAGGGCGGGGGAAGCCCAAGAAGAGCCACCCCACCGTCCCCGCGTGGGAGGACGTCCTCCTGGGAGTGCGCAGCCAGCGAGGCTGA
- the serC gene encoding phosphoserine transaminase, with the protein MTEAVDLTLPADLKPSDGRFGCGPSKVRPEQLANLAKDGASVLGTSHRQKPVKSLVGRVRAGLTELFGLPEGYEVVLGNGGTTAFWDAAAFGLVRERAQHFTYGEFSTKFAKVTDKAPFLSDSIIVKSEPGSAPEIAYQEGADLLAWAHNETSTGVAVPVRRPEGSDGALVAIDATSGAGGLPVNAADFDVYYFAPQKSFASDGGLWIALMSPAAIERVNEIGASDRWVPDFLSLPTALDNSRKDQTYNTPAVATLFLLADQIEWMLANGGLEWTTARTRESSNRLYEWAEKTSYTTPFVSDPALRSQVVGTIDFDDSVDASVVAKTLRANGIVDVEPYRKLERNQLRIGMFPAIEPDDITALTRCVEWVVDNLPK; encoded by the coding sequence ATGACCGAAGCCGTTGACCTGACCCTGCCCGCGGACCTCAAGCCCTCCGACGGCCGGTTCGGGTGCGGGCCCTCCAAGGTGCGCCCCGAGCAGTTGGCCAACCTCGCCAAGGATGGGGCGAGCGTCCTCGGTACCTCCCATCGCCAGAAGCCGGTCAAGTCCCTCGTCGGCCGGGTCCGCGCCGGGCTCACCGAGCTGTTCGGGCTGCCCGAGGGCTACGAGGTGGTCCTGGGCAACGGCGGCACCACGGCGTTCTGGGACGCTGCGGCGTTCGGTCTCGTGCGCGAGCGTGCGCAGCACTTCACCTACGGTGAGTTCTCCACGAAGTTCGCCAAGGTCACCGACAAGGCCCCGTTCCTCAGCGACTCGATCATCGTCAAGAGCGAACCCGGCAGCGCCCCGGAGATCGCATACCAGGAGGGCGCCGACCTTCTGGCGTGGGCACACAACGAGACCTCCACCGGTGTCGCCGTCCCCGTGCGCAGGCCCGAGGGCAGCGACGGTGCGCTCGTCGCCATCGACGCCACCTCCGGCGCGGGTGGGCTGCCCGTGAACGCCGCCGACTTCGACGTGTACTACTTCGCGCCGCAGAAATCGTTCGCCTCCGACGGTGGGCTGTGGATCGCGCTGATGTCGCCCGCCGCGATCGAACGCGTCAACGAGATCGGCGCGAGCGATCGCTGGGTACCCGACTTCCTCTCGCTTCCCACCGCGCTGGACAACTCCCGCAAGGACCAGACGTACAACACCCCGGCGGTGGCCACGCTGTTCCTGCTGGCCGACCAGATCGAGTGGATGCTCGCCAACGGCGGCCTGGAGTGGACCACCGCTCGCACGCGCGAGTCGTCGAACCGCCTGTACGAGTGGGCGGAGAAGACCTCCTACACCACTCCGTTCGTGAGTGACCCGGCCCTGCGCTCGCAGGTGGTCGGCACCATCGACTTCGACGACTCCGTCGACGCCTCGGTGGTGGCCAAGACGCTGCGCGCCAACGGCATCGTGGACGTCGAGCCGTACCGCAAGCTCGAACGCAACCAGCTGCGCATCGGCATGTTCCCCGCGATCGAGCCCGACGACATCACCGCACTCACCCGGTGCGTGGAGTGGGTCGTGGACAACCTGCCGAAGTAA
- a CDS encoding GtrA family protein codes for MAGMHNERVSTLPTAAEEPPTTEVGRPRLLVRLFRAATSSALATGISQATLIGLLWWGAGPTLASALAFTAGAIPNFFLARRWAWGRRGAPRVKGELVPYLMVIGLTGLASVGLTTLAGWLTEPLQLSGLLRIVVLDAVFLTSYVIVFVMKFALLDRLVFRHAARIRVAKSPT; via the coding sequence ATGGCGGGTATGCACAATGAAAGAGTGAGCACCCTCCCGACGGCTGCCGAGGAGCCCCCGACGACGGAGGTCGGCCGCCCACGTCTGCTGGTCCGCCTGTTCCGGGCCGCGACGAGTTCCGCACTCGCCACCGGCATCAGTCAGGCCACCCTCATCGGCCTGCTGTGGTGGGGAGCCGGGCCCACATTGGCCAGCGCCCTGGCATTCACCGCGGGCGCGATTCCCAACTTCTTCCTCGCCCGGCGCTGGGCGTGGGGCCGCAGGGGCGCCCCTCGGGTGAAGGGTGAGCTCGTGCCGTACCTCATGGTGATCGGCCTGACGGGCCTCGCCTCGGTGGGCCTGACCACGCTCGCCGGGTGGCTCACCGAACCGCTCCAGTTGTCCGGTCTGTTGCGGATCGTGGTGCTCGACGCGGTGTTCCTCACCAGCTACGTGATCGTCTTCGTCATGAAGTTCGCACTGCTCGATCGGCTCGTTTTCCGCCACGCAGCACGTATTCGCGTAGCCAAGTCCCCAACATGA